DNA from Phragmites australis chromosome 16, lpPhrAust1.1, whole genome shotgun sequence:
GCGGAAGAGGACGAGGTGCTGCTGCAGCACGTCCGGGAGCACGGGCCTCAAGATTGGAGCTCCATTCGATCCAAGGACCTCCTCCCGCGCACCGGCAAGTCCTGCCGCCTCCGGTGGGTCAACAAGCTCCGGCCGAACCTCAAGACGTAATGCCCTGCTCGTTCTTATTTTGGTTTCTCCTCCCTCTTTTTTTCCAGCGAAGTTTGTTGTGATAGTGCATAGTCGATTCTCTGTTTCTTGATTCACACATTAGCCATGGCATACACGATGCTGGGTCGTTGGGCATGTAAAGCCACTTGATCCACACATTAGCCATGGCAGGCTCTTTCATCTAGCACTGAAGATCGCGGTTTCTTGTAAAGGGGGTGCAAGTTTTCTCCGGAGGAAGAACGGTTggtgatcgatatgcaggcGCAGTTCGGGAACAGATGGGCCAGGATCGCGACGTATTTGCCCGGACGGACGGACAACGACGTGAAGAACTTCTGGAGCACGCGGCAGAAGCGGCTGGCCAGGATCTTGCGGGCACCCCTGCCCCGCCGGAGGCCTGGCAAGCAGAGCCGCAGCGCTTCTTCTGCACCATCCCATGATTTGCCCGCCCAGAAGGTGACCGACTACTGCCTgcattttctcttttctttctgaaATCAGCAGTCCGCTTCTTCTGAACTAGATCAGCAGTCTCAATCTGATTGTCATTTTGCACCACTGCATTTCTGAAGCAACAATTCGCTTCCTCTGAACTAGTCAAAAAGTTCGTTTTGCGGGCAATCTTTTGCGGTAATTTGAAATTTTGTTCTGGATGCAGTTGTTTCGATTTGGTAACatatcttgaaaaaaaaaaggttcatcTTTCCTTTCATCCTCTCGTCATTCTCAAGTCTCGATCATGCCGCATTTGACAACAGAAGCCTTTGCACATTTCAGCCTCTCCGTCAGGGCCCGTGCTCTGACATGATACCCTTCCAGGAGACGACGCACCACATTGGCCAGAGCAGCAGCCAGGAGCCATGCACAGAGAACCAGTGCGCCGACGCGCCGTTCGCCGGACTGCTCGGCCTGGAACTGCTCGGCCTGCCGTCCCCCGTCGAGTTCGCTATGGACGTGGCAGTAGAATGCGGCTCGTCCAGCGCTGCTCCCACGGCCCGTCCGCCCTTCGGTAGCGACGCCGGGGACCCGGTTTCCGGCGTTGCCCCGCCGGCGTTCGTCGACCATGCTCGGTTCGTCGATGCGGCCTCGCTGCAGCACGACGCTGTCGCCTACCTGGAGCCGCTGGCAGTGGTGCCGCCGGCCCCGTTCTTCGGCCTGGACGACGACTACGGGAACGTGGGCTCTGCGCTGCATCAGGACATGTCTGGAGTGCTCTTCGACGACCTCCCGCCGGAGGCGTTCGACTTCTTCGAgctgccgccgtcgccacctccgttcccgccgccgtctccgtcgCCCGCCGCCCAGATGTAGATTTGACTGAATGGTGGGTGACAAATGGGATGCATCTTAGACCGCTTAAATGCTTTCCGGAATGCTGGTTTGTTGTACTAAGCAACTAAGTAGTGTTCGCCTGTATCACAGattaaatatgaatcaagactGGTGATCAGTTCTACGTGTTATCTTGAATCAATGCAGGAGCATCTTCCTTCACAATTTCCTAAAGTACTACCTCCGATCATATAAAAATAGATTCGGTCAAACTTTAAAACTAacctttcaaaatatttaatttataaaaatcaaaattagatttatcttgaaaaacattttcataatatcgtaaattcaataaattttataaatatatattcagaaataaaataatgataaaaaaatatttaaaaaccttaaaaaatcatatatacaGATGTGTCATACAAAATACTtacataatatcataaattcaattaattttctaaacataaatttaaaagaaaaagtagtaaaaaatatagaaaaccaGTGAACAAACTGCTTACATGACAACTCCAAGGACTTTTCTAGCTGTACATAGAAAACCACTGAAATTTCATTTTCGAATTGTTGGGGGCCTCCTCAGAAAGAAGGCACCCTCCAAAAATTAGCGTATGCTGCTTATTGTGGCGTGCACACGGTATTCTTTAGTAAAAGGCGAAAGAATAGTTCGCTTTGTGCTCACCACGCAGCTGCGTGTTTCTAACCGCTGCACCCCGCCTCCCTTATGTAGCCAGCTCCACCTCTATATCCTCCTTCCCTTGGCGATGTGGTACTATTCTCCCCACCAGCCGCACCCACCACAACCACCCATCGGTTCGGCCTACCAGCCCGGCCCATTCGGACTTTGGTCTAAGGGCCTGACGGACATCATGGGCCCTTTCTTGGCCCACTAGCCTGGCCCATGCTACACTAATGGACTTTGGGCTGAGGACCAGACGAACGTCATGGGCCCTTGCTCGGCCCACTAGATGCGtcccgttgacgaagcctcgcGTGCGGAGCTGGCAATTGCTGACGCGAAATGACGGTACTAGCCACCTCTGAAGGCTCACCTCGAGTACACGGCAGGGGCATTTTCGTACTTTGAGCCGACACGCGGTCCTGTCCTTGTCCGCGAATGGAA
Protein-coding regions in this window:
- the LOC133895189 gene encoding probable transcription factor MYB58, yielding MQKRGGGGGERPAVRKGAWTAEEDEVLLQHVREHGPQDWSSIRSKDLLPRTGKSCRLRWVNKLRPNLKTGCKFSPEEERLVIDMQAQFGNRWARIATYLPGRTDNDVKNFWSTRQKRLARILRAPLPRRRPGKQSRSASSAPSHDLPAQKPLRQGPCSDMIPFQETTHHIGQSSSQEPCTENQCADAPFAGLLGLELLGLPSPVEFAMDVAVECGSSSAAPTARPPFGSDAGDPVSGVAPPAFVDHARFVDAASLQHDAVAYLEPLAVVPPAPFFGLDDDYGNVGSALHQDMSGVLFDDLPPEAFDFFELPPSPPPFPPPSPSPAAQM